The region TGATGAGGATGCCGATGAGGACGGGGTTGTCCGGTCGAAAGACCACGGCCAACACCATGATGAGGGGAAGCCCCGGAATCGTCATCGCGATGTCGGAAAACGACGTCAGCACGGCGTCGACGGTTCCGCCGCTGTACCCGGCGACGGTCCCGATGACCAGCGCGATGGCGGTCGCGAAGATGCCGCCGGTTGCGATCATGATGAGCATCGATGGCGTCGCGTGAATCGCCATCGCCAGCACGTCCACGCCGGACTGGGTGGACCCCAGCGGCGCGCTCCAGTCCTGAAACGGCGCGAGATTCCGCGGCACTTGGTTCGAAATCGGCTCGGGGTAGAACCACGCGCCGACGGTTCCGATGAGGATGTAGACGGTGAGGATGATACCGCCGATGCGGGTTCGGCGGTCGTCCCACGCGACGAGGCCCGGCTTGTAGACGAACTCCGTGTAGAAGTCCCCGAGTCGTTCCTTCCACGTGACCTCGACGTCCGAGGTGGTCGTCTCGAAGCTGAACTCCTCGACCCTCGACCCGCCGTCGGCGACGGCGTTCGAGTCGTCAGTACGCTTCACTGGAATCACCCGATTGAACCCGCGGGTCGATCCTTCCGTAACTCAGGTCGGCGATGTACACCGAGAGCACGAGCGCCGTCGTGATGACGAGGAAGATACCCATCATCAGCGGATAGTCGCGGTTCTGTAACCCCTGAAACAGGTAGTAGCCGACGCCCGGATAGGTGAATATCTGTTCGAGGATGACGGACCCGCCGAGGTTGAACCCGATGAGGGTCAGAAAGCCCGTGTACATCGGGAGGACGGCGTTCCGTCCCACGTACCACACCGAGATGCGGCGGTCCGAGAGGCCGCGAAGTCGTGCGACCCGAACGTAGTCCTCGCCGAGCACCTGAATGCTGTTCCCCCGCATCGCGAGCGCCTGCAATCCGGCTCCGGAAATGACGAGGGAGACGATGGGCAGGAACGCGTGATAGAGTGCGTCGGTGACGAACTGGAGCGTGAATCCGGGTTCGACGCCGGGGCTGAGCCGATACCGAACCGGCAGCACCTGAAACTTGTATCCGAGCAGGACTACCAGCCCGATGGCGAGGACGTAGAACGGTATCGAGGAGAGCAGAATCGACAGGCTGCTCGATACCATGTCGAATCTGGTTCCTTCCTTGTACGCCATCAATGCGCCCCAGACGATGGCGATGGCGAAGATGATTATCGTCGCCGTCACCATGACGAATATCGTCCACGGTAGCGCTTCGCCGATGATGCTCGCGACCGTTCGCGGGTACGTGAACGACTTCCCCATGTCGCCGTGGAGCAGCGCCGTGATGTAATCGAAGTACTGGGCGTAGAGCGGCGCGTCCGGTTGGAGGTTCTGGTACGTCTCGATGATGGAGTTGATCTGCTGTGGCGGGTATCCCTGTCGGATCAACTTTCCTCGGAGCTGGGTCAACGGCCCTCCCGGCAACAGCCGAATCATGCCGAACGTGAGCGTGACGACGAGCCAGAGGGTCAGAAGCGCCCGTGCCGTTCGTTTAACGTAGTAGTTGGCCATGGTTTCGATATATCCTTCGCAGTGGTATATGGTGTGGATGCGTTATTTCGTTATCCGTAGTTCAGTTACTCGCGTAGTTCATCTTTCCGAGACGCGGCAGCCACGTTTCCGGCCATCGGACCTTGGACACCTCGGCTCCCTTCTCCGGGATGTCCCACACGTCGCCCGTCAGGAACGATTGCGTCTGCTTCTCGGCCACGGGGAGCATCGGGAGGTCCTGATTCGTGACCCACGCCTGTTCGACGGCGATCTCCGTGACTTTCGCCTCGTCCGTCGCGTGCGACATGGCTTTCAACCGCTCCGACGGATTGACCGTCATCTCGCCCGACCCGCCGCGTTTCGGGACCGTCACCGTGCCGTGGTTCCCGCCGCGATTTTCGTTCGCCGCCGGATAGTTGTACGTGAATCCGCGATAGTTCTCCAACATCATCTGGCGCAGCGAGAAGTACGGGAACGTCGCCTGTCCGCCACCCGGAAGCCAACTCCCCGAGGCGAGGACGAAGTTGCCGTTCGGCCACACCTGTCCCTGCAGGTTGCCGAAGGTACGGCCGTCCACGCTCGATTTGAACCCGAAGCTGTTGAGCTGATCCACGACGGTCTGTGTCGCGGTCACCCAGTCCGACCACCCGGACGGAACCTGCACGGGGAGCTTCACGACGTCGCCGTCGCTGTCGTGCCACGTTCCGCCCTGCTTTTTGTATCCAGCGTCTTTGAGAACCGCCTCGGCCTTTGCGGTCTTCGATTCGGATTTACCGTAGTCCGTGAAGTCGTTCCGGGAATCTCCCAGCCACTTATCGACCGCACTTGAGGCGATTCCGACGGAGAGTTCGGCGGGCTTCTTCGAGGCGGGTCCGGCGTTCTTGACG is a window of Haladaptatus paucihalophilus DX253 DNA encoding:
- a CDS encoding ABC transporter permease, producing the protein MKRTDDSNAVADGGSRVEEFSFETTTSDVEVTWKERLGDFYTEFVYKPGLVAWDDRRTRIGGIILTVYILIGTVGAWFYPEPISNQVPRNLAPFQDWSAPLGSTQSGVDVLAMAIHATPSMLIMIATGGIFATAIALVIGTVAGYSGGTVDAVLTSFSDIAMTIPGLPLIMVLAVVFRPDNPVLIGILITVNYWAGLGRSIRSQVLTLREASYVEASRTMGVSTPRILFKDIIPNLMPFVLVNFANAARYVVFTSVGLYYLGILPTSVPNWGIQLNNAYKQAGALVGTSALYQLVVPMVMIMGIALSLILLAQGLDRVFNPRVRTRLAGESSSLEESDENTEVMSQ
- a CDS encoding ABC transporter permease, whose product is MANYYVKRTARALLTLWLVVTLTFGMIRLLPGGPLTQLRGKLIRQGYPPQQINSIIETYQNLQPDAPLYAQYFDYITALLHGDMGKSFTYPRTVASIIGEALPWTIFVMVTATIIIFAIAIVWGALMAYKEGTRFDMVSSSLSILLSSIPFYVLAIGLVVLLGYKFQVLPVRYRLSPGVEPGFTLQFVTDALYHAFLPIVSLVISGAGLQALAMRGNSIQVLGEDYVRVARLRGLSDRRISVWYVGRNAVLPMYTGFLTLIGFNLGGSVILEQIFTYPGVGYYLFQGLQNRDYPLMMGIFLVITTALVLSVYIADLSYGRIDPRVQSGDSSEAY